GGCGGACCAGACGGAGGAGATGGAGGAAGAGGTGGTAGTATCATTTTCCAAGTTGAAACTGGTATAACTACATTATTAGATTTTAAATATAAAAAGAGATTTGTTGCAGAAGAAGGCGGAAGAGGCGGCGGTGCTAAGTGCTATGGAAAAGATGGTGAAGATCTTTTTATAAAAGTACCTATGGGAACAATCATAAGAGAAGCAGAGACTAATAAAATAATTGCAGATCTTTCTCATAAAGGTCAAGAATTAGTATTATTAAGAGGTGGAAAAGGTGGAAAAGGTAATGTTAAGTTTGCTACCGCTACTAAACAAGCACCTCACTATGCTGAACCAGGAATGCCAGGAGATGAGTTAAATATACTTTTAGAACTAAAGTTACTTGCAGATGTTGGATTACTTGGATTTCCTAATGTAGGAAAGTCAACATTACTTTCTATGACAACAAAAGCAAAACCAAAGATTGCAAATTATCATTTTACTACTATAAAGCCTAACTTAGGAGTTGTTGCAGTACCTGGAATTGAACCATTTGTTATGGCAGATATTCCGGGAATTATTGAAGGTGCAGCAGAAGGTGTTGGTCTTGGAATACAGTTTTTAAAACATATTGAAAGAACTAGACTTTTAATTCACATAGTAGATATTTCTGGTGTTGAAGGAAGAGAGCCTTTTGATGACTTTGTTAAAATCAACGAAGAATTAAAGAAATATTCTGTTAAGCTATGGGATAGACCTCAAATTGTAGTAGCTAATAAGAGCGATATGCTTTATGATGACAGTATATTTGAAGATTTTAAGAAGAAGGTTCAAGAATTGGGATTTGAAAAGGTATTTATAATGTCAGCAGCTACAAATGAAGGTGTTGATGAGGTAATGAAAGAAGCAGCAAGAATACTTAAGGAAATTCCGGTTAAGGAATTAGAAATTTCAGCAGATGAGATGTATATACCAGAACAAAAGAGATTTACTTATGATATTACAGTTGAAAAGAATGTTGAAGAAGGATATAACGTTTATGTTGTTAATGGTACATTTGTAGATAGAATATTAAGTGCTGTTAATGTAAATGATGCAGATTCTTTAAGATATTTCCACAAAGTTCTTAAAAATAAAGGTATATTCGATGAACTTAGGGAAATGGGAATCAAAGATGGAGATATGGTAAGATTAAATAACTTTGAATTCGAATATGTAATGTAATCAATTGACAATTTACAATTGACAATGAATAATGAACAATTTAGGAAAAAACTCCAAAGGAGTTTTGAAAAAAAGATATATAAATGGCATAGATATTTTATCCTTAATTGTTAATTGTGAACTGTCAATTGAAAAAAGCCCCCAGGGATAATTAATACAACAAATATATGTTGAAAGAAATTTTAGGAGGAAAATAAAATGATAACAGGAAAACAAAGAGCTTACTTAAGAGGCTTAGCTAATCAACTTTCACCAATATTCCAAATTGGTAAAAATGGTGTTGAAGAAAATTTTTTAATACAAGTTTCACAAGCATTAGAAGCTAGAGAATTAATTAAAATAAAAGTTTTAGAAAATAGTGGATTGGAATCTAGGGAAACTTCAGATATGATATGCAAGGCCGTTAAATGTGAAGGAGTTCAAGCAATTGGAAATAAGATAGTACTATACAAAAAGTCAAAAAATAAAGCTAAGATAGAATTACCTATTAAATAAATAATCTATTTTAAAATTTAGGTGTGTAAAACTTAATAAAGTAAATTCTAAACTATAAGATTATTAAAAAAAGAAGTTGTTTTAAAATGAAATTATTTTAAAGCAACTTCTTTTTTTGTGTGAAATTCAAGATATTTTGAATATGCCTAATATTTAATATTGCTTCGTGATATAATATTTAAATAATGATTTTACTTTAGGAGGAAGCTTATGAAACGGTATGGTATAATAGGAGGTACATTTGATCCTATTCATAATGCACATTTATATATAGCTTATGAAGCTAAAGAGCAATTAAATTTAGATGAAGTGATTTTTATGCCAGCAGGAAAGCAACCACTTAAAACTGAAAATATAGTTACTGATTCTAAATTAAGATATGAAATGGTTAAAATTGCAACAGAGCCTTTTGATGAATTTTCGGTTTCAAGTTATGAAATAGAAAAGGGTGGACTCAGCTTTACTTATGAGACATTAAAATATTTTAAAGATGAGAGTGATGTTCAAAACGAAGAAAAAGAATTGTTTTTTATAACAGGAGCAGACTGTTTATTTAATATAGAAAAATGGAAAGCTGTTCAAGAAATATTTTCATTGGCTACTCTTGTGGTATTTGCAAGAGGAGGAATTAGTACAAAAGAATTGATTGAGGAGAAGAAAATAATAGAAGAAAAATATAATGGAAAAATAATTATTTTAGATTTAAAAGAACTTGAAATATCTTCAACAGATATAAGAGAGAGAGTAAATCAAAATAAGAGAATAGATTTTTTTGTACCACCAAAAGTTATAGATATTATTTATGAAAAGGGATTGTATCATTATTAATTATAGCAGGAGGTAATAATTTTGTTATCTATAGAAGAAATAAATTTATATATTAAAGAAAATTTAATTGAAAAACGTTATGTTCACATTTTAGGAGTTGCGGATACAGCTAAAAAACTAGCTAAGTTAAATGGAATATCAGAAGAAAAGGCTGAAATTGCAGGTCTTGCACATGACATAGCTAAAAATTTATCTAAAGTTAGAATGAAAGAAATAATAGAAGAAAATAATATTATTCTTTCAGCTGTGGAAAAGGATAATGCGAATTTATGGCATAGTATTATTGGAGCTATAGAAGCTAAGGATAAGCTAGGGATTGAGGATGAAGAAATATTAGATTCAATAAGATGGCATACTACAGGAAAAGAAAATATGTCTATTTTAACGAAGATTATTTATATTGCTGATATGATAGAACCATCCAGAAATTTTGAGGGTGTTGAAAATATAAGAAAAGCTACATTTGAAGATTTAGATATGGGAGTTTATTATGGATTGACTCATAGTATGGAATTTTTACTAATTAAGAATTTATTGATTGATGAAAACACTATAAAAGCTAGAAATTACTTTTTGTTTGACTCTAAATTCAAGGGGAAATTCTAAAAATGTTGCTAATTAGAATAAGATAAATAAGTTTTAATGAAATGTATTAACTGATTTCGAAGTAAAAGAGGTGGCATATGCGAAGAAGGACCAATAATAAAAAGAAATATAAAACATTTTTGAAAATTTTCAGAAAAAATGATGACACCACAACAAAATTTGAAAAAGTAGTTTTAGGAGCAATAGCTCTTGTAATAACATTTATTATAGTCTTAATGGTATCTGGAGTTTCTGCCTTAATGAAGGTGGGAAGTAAGTCAATGCCAAGTAGTATGGATGTAGCATCAAATGAACCAGTGAATATTTTACTACTTGGGATGGATATAGGAGATCCAAATCAAGTTGATAATATATCAATAAAAAGAACAGATACAATAATGGTGCTAAATTATAATCCTACAAACAAGAAATTAAATATTGTATCAATTCCAAGAGATACATTGATAAATATTAATGATAGAAACACAAAGATAAATGCAGCTTATGCAATTGGCGGATATACTAAAATAAAAGCAGAAACTGAAAGTTTACTAAATATAAAAATAAATTATATAGTTAAAATTGATTACAATGCATTTCGAGAAATCATTGATTCTCTAGGCGGAATTAAAATGAAAATTGAAAGAAATATGATTTATGATGATGAAGGTCAAAATCTTCATATTAATTTTAAAGCCGGGGAAACTGTAACTTTAGATGGTAAAAAAGCAGAGGAATTTTTCAGGTGGAGAAAAAATAATGACGGAAGTGGATTTGCTAATGGTGATTTGGACAGAATAGAAAATCAGCAAAAATTTATATCAAAAGTTGTTGATAAGTGTACAAGTCCTTTTATGTTATTTAGAGTTCCGAATATAATGTCAGCTTTAGGTGATAATATAGAAACCAATATGTCATCTACTAAGATTTTGAGTTATGGGTTAAAATTCATGAACACAAAAAGAGAAAATATGATAATGATAACGGCTGCGGGAATACCGAAAACTATAAACGGAGAGTCGTTTTTAATATTTGATAAAAGTGCCAATAAAGATATATTATCATCACTTAGTTCGTCATCTTCTTCT
The DNA window shown above is from Clostridium beijerinckii and carries:
- a CDS encoding GTPase CgtA, with the translated sequence MFIDTAKVFIKSGDGGDGAITFRREKYVPLGGPDGGDGGRGGSIIFQVETGITTLLDFKYKKRFVAEEGGRGGGAKCYGKDGEDLFIKVPMGTIIREAETNKIIADLSHKGQELVLLRGGKGGKGNVKFATATKQAPHYAEPGMPGDELNILLELKLLADVGLLGFPNVGKSTLLSMTTKAKPKIANYHFTTIKPNLGVVAVPGIEPFVMADIPGIIEGAAEGVGLGIQFLKHIERTRLLIHIVDISGVEGREPFDDFVKINEELKKYSVKLWDRPQIVVANKSDMLYDDSIFEDFKKKVQELGFEKVFIMSAATNEGVDEVMKEAARILKEIPVKELEISADEMYIPEQKRFTYDITVEKNVEEGYNVYVVNGTFVDRILSAVNVNDADSLRYFHKVLKNKGIFDELREMGIKDGDMVRLNNFEFEYVM
- the yhbY gene encoding ribosome assembly RNA-binding protein YhbY — translated: MITGKQRAYLRGLANQLSPIFQIGKNGVEENFLIQVSQALEARELIKIKVLENSGLESRETSDMICKAVKCEGVQAIGNKIVLYKKSKNKAKIELPIK
- a CDS encoding nicotinic acid mononucleotide adenylyltransferase, whose translation is MKRYGIIGGTFDPIHNAHLYIAYEAKEQLNLDEVIFMPAGKQPLKTENIVTDSKLRYEMVKIATEPFDEFSVSSYEIEKGGLSFTYETLKYFKDESDVQNEEKELFFITGADCLFNIEKWKAVQEIFSLATLVVFARGGISTKELIEEKKIIEEKYNGKIIILDLKELEISSTDIRERVNQNKRIDFFVPPKVIDIIYEKGLYHY
- a CDS encoding phosphohydrolase; translated protein: MLSIEEINLYIKENLIEKRYVHILGVADTAKKLAKLNGISEEKAEIAGLAHDIAKNLSKVRMKEIIEENNIILSAVEKDNANLWHSIIGAIEAKDKLGIEDEEILDSIRWHTTGKENMSILTKIIYIADMIEPSRNFEGVENIRKATFEDLDMGVYYGLTHSMEFLLIKNLLIDENTIKARNYFLFDSKFKGKF
- a CDS encoding LytR family transcriptional regulator, coding for MRRRTNNKKKYKTFLKIFRKNDDTTTKFEKVVLGAIALVITFIIVLMVSGVSALMKVGSKSMPSSMDVASNEPVNILLLGMDIGDPNQVDNISIKRTDTIMVLNYNPTNKKLNIVSIPRDTLININDRNTKINAAYAIGGYTKIKAETESLLNIKINYIVKIDYNAFREIIDSLGGIKMKIERNMIYDDEGQNLHINFKAGETVTLDGKKAEEFFRWRKNNDGSGFANGDLDRIENQQKFISKVVDKCTSPFMLFRVPNIMSALGDNIETNMSSTKILSYGLKFMNTKRENMIMITAAGIPKTINGESFLIFDKSANKDILSSLSSSSSSENASVNTSKDDIRIKILNGTKINGLAAKATKELNNAGYSKIDTGNAELSDKSIILANDSDKLKTVKQDLNIKNSDKKENKTEYNDYDVIIILGKDFKTFGE